In the genome of Streptomyces pactum, one region contains:
- a CDS encoding metal ABC transporter ATP-binding protein — MTEAAGMEEPVISLSGATASLGSRPVLRGVDLTVRRGEVVALLGANGSGKSTAVRAVVGQVPLTAGELRLFGTPHRRFRAWARIGYVPQRTTAASGVPATVREVVSAGRLARTRLRPPRRADREAVHRALELVGMADRARDSVNALSGGQHQRVLIARALAAEPELLIMDEPMAGVDLASQEILAGTLREQVAAGATVLLVLHELGPLEPLIDRAVVLRDGCVVHDGPPPRAVGQHALPGHDHVHPHAPHHDEPIRTGLLS; from the coding sequence ATGACGGAGGCGGCAGGTATGGAGGAGCCGGTCATATCCCTCAGCGGGGCGACCGCGTCACTGGGGTCCCGGCCCGTGCTGCGCGGGGTCGATCTGACCGTGCGCCGCGGCGAGGTCGTCGCGCTGCTCGGGGCGAACGGCTCGGGCAAGTCGACCGCGGTCCGCGCGGTGGTCGGCCAGGTGCCGCTCACCGCCGGTGAGCTGCGGCTGTTCGGCACGCCCCACCGGCGCTTCCGCGCCTGGGCGCGGATCGGCTACGTCCCGCAGCGCACCACCGCGGCCAGCGGGGTGCCGGCCACCGTGCGCGAGGTCGTCTCGGCCGGCCGGCTGGCCCGCACCCGGCTGCGCCCGCCGCGCCGGGCGGACCGGGAGGCGGTGCACCGCGCCCTGGAGCTGGTGGGCATGGCCGACCGGGCCCGGGACTCGGTCAACGCGCTCTCCGGCGGCCAGCACCAGCGGGTGCTGATCGCCCGCGCGCTGGCCGCCGAACCGGAGCTGCTGATCATGGACGAGCCGATGGCCGGCGTGGACCTGGCCAGCCAGGAGATCCTCGCCGGGACGCTGCGCGAGCAGGTCGCGGCCGGCGCCACGGTGCTGCTGGTGCTCCACGAGCTGGGCCCGCTGGAGCCGCTGATCGACCGCGCGGTGGTGCTGCGGGACGGCTGCGTGGTGCACGACGGCCCGCCGCCGCGGGCCGTCGGCCAGCACGCGCTGCCCGGCCACGACCATGTGCACCCGCACGCCCCGCACCACGACGAACCGATCCGGACAGGTCTGCTCAGCTGA